DNA from Dokdonella koreensis DS-123:
AGGTAGTCGGAGGTGTTCTCCAGCAGGAACTGGCGGAACGCGCGCGCGGCGGGTGCGAGCTGCTTGGCGCGCATGTGCACCACGTGCCAGGTGCGCAGCACCGGCGTGCCGACCACGTCGAGGATCGCCACCTCGCCGGCGCGCCGTTCCAACGCCAGCGTGTGCAGCGACAACAGGCTGACGCCCATGCCCGCCATCACGGCCTGCTTCACGGTCTCGTTGCTGCCCATCAGGATCGTGCGCGCCGGCGTGAACAGGTGCTGGCGGAACACGTTCTCCATCACGCCCTGCGTGCCGGAGCCGGGCTCGCGGCTCAGGAAGGTCTCGTGCCGCAGCTCGTGCATGTCGATGCTGCGCGCGCCGGCCAGCGGATGGTCGCGCGCGGCGACCAGCACGTGCGGGTTCTCGGCCATCGGCTCGGCCAGCGCGTCGAGCTTCTCGGGCGGACGCCCCATCACGGCCAGGTCGATCTCGTTGTCCTCCAGCAGGCGCACCAGCGTGTCGCGGTTGCCGACGCTGAAGCGCACGTCGATGCCGGGATGCTGCTCGGCGAACACGGCCAGCAGGCGCGGCGCGAAGTACTTGGCGGTGCTGACCAGGCCGACGGTGACCAAGCCGCTGCGCAGGCCGGTGAGGTTCTGCAGGGACTGCTCGGCATCGGCGATCTCGCCGAGCACGCGCGCGGCGTGATGACGCAGCACCTGGCCGGCCTCGGTCAGTGCCAGGCGCCGGCCGACGCGCTCGAACAGGTCCACGCCGACGGCGCCTTCGAGCTGGCGGATCTGCATCGAGACGGCCGGCTGCGTCAGGTGCAGCGCCTCGGCGGCGCGCGCGAAATTGAGCAGGCGGGCCGCCTCCAGGAAAACCTGCAACTGGCGCAGCGTGAGGTGCAGCATCGGCGCGTCTCGCGGGCGGCGGCGCAGGTGCGCCGGCGGCCCAATCATAAGTATTTACTTAGTCCAGTTAAAGAATTTCTGAATTTACCTTTCTGATCGCGCTGCCTATCGTCGGACCACCTAACGACGGGACGGGAGAGCAGCATGAATGCAGTGGCCACCGAGCAGCGCGTCGTCGGCAACACCAGCGCGCGCTACCAGTCCGGCGTCCTCGCCTACCGCGAGATGGGCTACTGGCAGCCGGACTACGTGCCGCAGGACACCGACGTGATCGCGCTGTTCCGGATCACGCCGCAGGACGGCGTGCATCCGGAGGAAGCCGCGGCCGCGGTCGCCGGGGAGTCGTCCACGGCCACCTGGACCGTGGTCTGGACCGACCGCCTGACCGCCTGCGAGAGGTACCGCGCCAAGGCCTACCGCGTCGATCCGGTGCCCAACACCGGCCCGGGCACGGCGACCGAAGCGCAGTACTTCGCCTACATCGCCTACGAACTGGAACTGTTCGAGGAAGGCTCGATCGCCAACCTCACCGCCTCGATCATCGGCAACGTGTTCGGCTTCAAGCCGCTCAAGGCGCTGCGCCTGGAGGACATGCGCATCCCGGTGGCGTACCTGAAGACGTTCCAGGGCCCGGCCACCGGCATCGTGGTCGAGCGGGAGCGGCTGGACAAGTTCGGCCGGCCGCTGCTCGGCGCCACCACCAAGCCGAAGCTGGGCCTGTCCGGCCGCAACTACGGCCGCGTCGTCTACGAGGCGCTCAAGGGCGGGCTCGACTTCGTCAAGGACGACGAGAACATCAACTCGCAGCCGTTCATGCACTGGCGTGACCGCTTCCTGTTCGTGATGGAAGCGGTCAACCGTGCCGCAGCCGAGACCGGCGAGGTCAAGGGCCATTACCTCAACGTCACCGCCGCGACGATGGAGGACATGTACGAGCGCGCCGAATTCGCCAAGCAGCTCGGCTCCAACATCATCATGATCGACCTGGTGATCGGCTACACCGCGATCCAGAGCATGGCCAAGTGGGCGCGGCGCAACGACATGATCCTGCACCTGCACCGCGCCGGCCACGGCACCTACACGCGCCAGAAGTCGCACGGCATCAGCTTCCGCGTGATCTCCAAGTGGATGCGCATGGCGGGCGTGGACCACATCCACGCCGGCACGGTGGTCGGCAAGCTCGAGGGCGATCCCTCGGTGATCGCGGGCATCTACGACACGCTGCGCGAGATGCGCACGCCGCAGAACCTGGCGCACGGGCTCTACTTCGAGCAGGACTGGGCCAGCCTGCGCCGCGTGATGCCGGTGGCGTCCGGCGGCATCCACGCCGGCCAGATGCACCAGCTGATCCACTACCTGGGCGAGGACGTGGTGCTGCAGTTCGGCGGCGGCACGATCGGCCACCCACAGGGCATCCAGGCCGGCGCCACCGCCAATCGCGTCGCGCTCGAAGCGATGATCCAGGCACGCAACGAGGGCGTGGACCTCTGGAACGAGGGCCCGCAGGTGCTGGCCAAGGCGGCCCGCTGGTGCACACCGCTGCGCGCCGCGCTCGATACCTGGAAGGACGTCACCTTCGAGTACACCTCCACCGACACCGTCGACTTCGTGCCGACGCCGACCGCGGCCTGACCGCCGCCCTCACTGGAGACCGCCATGCGCATCACCCAAGGCACGTTCTCGTTCCTGCCCGACCTCACCGACGAGCAGATCCGCGCGCAGGTGGAGTACATCCTGCAGCAAGGCTGGGCACCGTCGATCGAGTTCACCGACGACCCGCACCCGCGCAACACCTACTGGGAGCTGTGGGGCCTGCCGATGTTCGACCTCAAGGACGCCGCCGGCGTGCTGATGGAGGTCCGCGCCTGCCGCGCGCAGTACCCGGACCACTACATCAAGATCAATGCGTTCGATTCCACGCACGGCTTCGAGACCCAGCGCCTGTCGTTCATCGTCAACCGCCCGCAGACCGAGACCGGCTTCCGCCTGAGCCGCCAGGAAGTGGACGGCCGCAACATCCGCTACACGCTGCAGTCCTACGCCAGCGACCGGCCCGCCGGCCAGCGCTTCTGAACCCCCGACCGCCGCCGTGAACGCCCAACCCACTGCCGATCCCGCGCCGACCACCTCGCTGGCCCGCCTCTATGCCGAGTCGGGCATGGCCCAGGTGCTGGCCCAGCTCGACGCCGAGCTGGTCGGCCTGGTGCCGGTCAAGACGCGCATCCGCGAGATCGCCTCGCTGCTGATCGTGGAGAAGGCGCGGCGGAACCTGGGCCTCACGGCCGGCGCGCCCAGCCTGCACATGGGGTTCACCGGCAATCCCGGCACCGGCAAGACCACGGTGGCGCTGCGCATGGCCGACATCCTGCATCGCCTGGGCTACATCCGGAAGAACCACCTGGTCTCGGTGACGCGCGACGACCTGGTCGGCCAGTACATCGGCCACACGGCGCCCAAGACCAAGGAAGTGCTCAAGCGCGCGATGGGCGGCGTGCTGTTCATCGACGAGGCCTACTACCTGTACCGGCCGGAGAACGAGCGCGACTACGGCCAGGAGGCGATCGAGATCCTGCTGCAGGTGATGGAGAACCAGCGCGAGGACCTGGTGGTGATCCTGGCCGGCTACAAGTCGCGCATGGACACGTTCTTCCAGAGCAACCCGGGGATGGCTTCACGCATCGCGCACCACATCGACTTCCCCGACTACGACGCCGACGAGCTGCTGCGCATCGCCGAGCTGATGACCGCGCGGATGGACTACCGGCTGGACGAGGACGCGATCGGCGCGCTGCGCGACTACATCGCGCTGCGCGTGGCGCGGCCGCACTTCGCCAATGCGCGGTCGATCCGCAATGCGCTGGATCGCGCACGGCTGCGCCAGGCCGGACGGCTGTTCGAGACGGCCCTGGCGGCCGGCACGGAAGCGGAACTCTCGGCCGAGCAGCTGACCACGATCAGCGCCGCCGACATCCGCGCCAGCCGGCTGTTCGCCGAGGCGGCGGCCGCCACCTGACCCGACCGCGCGGCCGGGCCGGACCGCACCCACGAGTGGCCATCTGGAGGGAGATGCGATGTTCTACCAACGCCCCACGCTGTCGAAGTTCCTGATCGAACACCTGCGCGGCGCGCCGAGCGAGCAGGACCTCTCCGCCCTGCTGGTGGACGTCGCCGCGGCGGTCAAGACGATCGCGGCGGTGGTGGCCAAGGGCCAGCTGCATTTCCGTGGCGAGGCGGCGCCCGACCGTGCCACCGTCAACGTGCACGGCGAGGTGCAGAAGCCGCTGGACGTGCTGACCAACGAGATCGTGCTGCGCCATTGCGAATGGGGCGGCCTGGTGGCCGGCATGGTGTCCGAGGAACTGGACGAGCCCTACCCGATCCCCGCCGACCACCGGCGCGGCCGCTACCTGCTGGTGTTCGATCCGCTGGACGGCTCGTCCAACATCGACGTCAACGTCTCGGTCGGCTCGATCTTCTCGGTCCTGCGCCACGACACCGAGGCGCCGCCCGGTCCGCGCGACTACCTGCAGCCCGGCCACCGGCAGATCGCCGCCGGCTACGCCATCTACGGACCGACGACGATGCTGGTGCTCACGGTCGGCAACGGCACGCACGGCTTCACGCTCGATCGGGAGATCGGCAACTTCATCCTGACCCACCCGGACCTGCGCATCCCGTCCGAGACCAGCGAGTTCGCGATCAACACCTCCAACGAGCGCTTCTGGGAGCCGCCGGTGCAGCGCTACGTCGGCGAGTGCAAGGAAGGCCGCAGCGGTATCCGCGAGCGCGACTTCAACATGCGCTGGATCGCCTCGATGGTGGCCGAGGTGCATCGCATCCTGATGCGCGGCGGCGTCTTCATGTACCCGCGCGACACCAAGGACCCGAAGAAGCCCGGGCGCCTGCGCCTGCTGTACGAGGCCAACCCGATGGCGCTGCTGGTCGAGCAGGCCGGCGGTCGCGGCAGCACCGGACGCGGTCCGCTGCTGGACGTTCAGCCGGAATCGATCCACCAGCGCATCCCGGTGGTGCTCGGCTCGCACGAGGAGGTCGAGCGGATCGAACGCTACCACCGCGAGTTCGAGGACGGCACCGACCGCCCGTTCGTCTCGCCGCTGTTCAACGAACGCTCGTTGTTCCGGCCGGAGGCGCTCTGATGTCGGTCAAGCACCCGATCGTCGCGGTGACCGGCTCTTCCGGCGCCGGCACCACCACCGTGCTGCAGAGCTTCCAGCACATCTTCCGGCGCGAGAGCCTCGACGCGCAGATCGTCGAGGGCGACGCGTTCCACCGCTACGACCGCTTGGCGATGCGCCAGGCGATGAAGGAGGCCGAGACCCAGGGCAATCGCCATTTCAGCCACTTCGGGCCGTACTCGAACCTGTTCGAGGAGCTCGAAGCCTTGTTCGCCGCCTACGGCGAGACCGGCGGCGGCCAGGTGCGCAAGTACCTGCACGACGCCGCCGAGGCCGCGCCCTACGCGCAGGACCCGGGCACGTTCACGCCCTGGGAGGGCGTGCGGCCCGGCACCGACCTGCTGTTCTACGAGGGCCTGCACGGCGCGGTGAAGACCGACGCCGTGGACATCGCGCGCCACCCGGACCTGCTGATCGGCGTGGTACCGATCATCAACCTGGAGTGGATCCAGAAGCTGCACCGCGACCAGCGCCAGCGCGGCTACTCGCAGGAGGCCGTGGTCGACACGATCCTGCGGCGCATGCCCGACTACATCAACCACATCGTCCCGCAGTTCACGCACACGCACGTCAACTTCCAGCGCGTGCCGACGGTGGACACGTCCAACCCGTTCATCGCGCGCGACATCCCGACGCCGGACGAGAGCTTCGTGGTGATCCGCTTCGCCCGGCCCAAGGGCATCGACTTCCCCTATCTCCTGAACATGCTGCACGACTCGTTCATGAGCCGGCCCAACAGCATCGTCGTGCCCGGCGGCAAGATGGGCCTGGCGATGCAGATCATCTTCACGCCGATGATCCTGCAGCTGATGGACCGCAAGCGGAGGGCCGGCGGATGAACGCCGAACGCCAGGTGCCCGCCGCCGCGGCAGGACCCACGCCACGGGATCGCGCCAACGCGCTGCGCCTGCTGGCCGTCGATGCCGTGCAGGCGGCCAATTCCGGCCACCCGGGTGCGCCGATGGGCATGGCCGACATCGCCGAGGTGCTGTGGGGCCGCTACCTGCGCCACAACCCGGGCAACCCGCAGTGGGTGGATCGCGACCGTTTCGTGCTGTCCAACGGGCACGGCTCGATGCTGCTGTACGCGCTGTTGCACCTGACCGGCTACGACCTGCCGATCGACGAACTCAAGCGCTTCCGCCAACTGCACAGCCGCACGCCCGGCCACCCGGAGTTCGGCGAGACGCCGGGCGTGGAAACCACCACCGGCCCGCTCGGCCAGGGCCTGGCCAACGCGGTCGGCATGGCGCTGGCCGAGCGCCTGCTGGCGGCCGAGTTCAACCGCGGCGCGCACACGATCGTCGATCACCACACCTATGTCTTCCTCGGCGACGGCTGCCTGATGGAGGGGATCTCACACGAGGTCGCCTCGCTGGCCGGCACGCTGCGGCTCGGCAAGCTGATCGCCTTCTACGACGACAACGGCATCTCGATCGACGGCGAGGTGACGGGCTGGTTCACCGACGATACGCCGCGGCGCTTCGAGGCCTACGGCTGGCACGTCGTGGCCGAGGTCGACGGTCACGATCCGGCGGCGATCGAGCGTGCGCTGCGCGCGGCACGCGCGGCGACGGACCGCCCGTCGCTGATCGCCTGCCGCACCGTGATCGGCCACGGCAGCCCGAACAAGGCCGGCAGCGAGGCCGTGCACGGCGCGCCGCTGGGCGCGGCGGAAGTCGCCGCCACGCGCGAGAACCTCGGCTGGACCGCGCCGCCGTTCGACGTGCCCGCGCCGATTGCGCGCGCCTGGGACGCGCGCGAGACCGGCCGGACGCTGGAGCGCGACTGGCGCGAGCGCTTCGCCGCCTACGAGGCGCAGCATCCGGTACTGGCCGAGGCGTTCCGCCGCCGGACCGGCCTGGACGGCCACGCGCTGCTGCCGGCCGACTGGATCGGCCGCGCCAACGCGCTGCTGCGCGGCACCGCCAACGAAACCGCGGTCGCCACGCGCAAGGCCAGCCAGGACGCGCTGAACCTGCTCGCACCGCTGCTGCCGGAGCTGCTCGGCGGCTCGGCCGACCTGACCGGCTCCAACCTCACGAACTGGACCGGCTGCCGCGCCGTCGGCGCGGACGGTGCCGGCACCTACATCCACTACGGCGTGCGCGAGTTCGGCATGGCGGCGATGCTCAACGGCATCGCCCTGCACGGCGGCTGGCTGCCGTTCGGCGGCACCTTCGCGGTGTTCTCCGACTACGCGCGCAATGCGATCCGCATGGCCGCACTGATGCGCCAGCGCGTGGTGCACGTGCTGACGCACGACTCGATCGGCCTCGGCGAGGACGGACCCACGCACCAGCCGATCGAGCACGCGGCCAGCCTGCGCTTGATCCCGGGCCTGGATGTGTGGCGGCCGTGCGATCGCGTCGAGACGCTGGCGGCCTGGATCAGCGCGGTCGAGCGTGTCGGCCACGACAGCGGCCCCAGCGCCCTGCTGCTGTCGCGCCAGAACCTGCCTGCGCTGGTCGTGGACGATGCGCTGCGCCTGCGCGTCCGGCGCGGCGGCTACGTACTGCGCGACGCGGAGGATGCGCGTGCGGTCATCATCGCGACCGGCTCGGAAGTGGCGCTGGCGGTGGAGGCCGCCGCACAACTCGCCGAACGCGGCCTGCCGGTGCGCGTGGTCTCGCTGCCGTGCACGCAGGTGTTCGACCGCCAGCCGCGCGCGTACCGCGACACGGTGCTGCCGCCGGGCCTGCCGCGCGTCGCGGTGGAGGCCGGCGTCACCGACTACTGGCGCAAGTACGTGGGCCTCGACGGCGCGGTGGTCGGCATCGACCGCTTCGGCGCCTCGGCGCCCGCGGCGGACCTCTATCGCCACCTCGGGCTCACCGCTGCCGCGATCGGCGATGCGGTAGCGGACCTGCTCGCATGAGCGCGCCCGTGCCCGCCGCACCTGATCGCCGCCATGCCGGGCACGTCCGGAGGGCGCTGCCGCAGTGTCCCGTCGCCGCCGGGGGGAAGGGCCGGCCGCACCGCCGCGCACGACATCGGACCTCGCCGCGCGGCGGTCACCGGCCCTTCCCCCCGGCGGCGGCCTGGTGTAGGGAGAAGATCCCCGCCACGACTGAAGGGAGATCCCGCTTGACGCTACGTCTCGAACGCCCGGTCCACGGCGTGCTGTTCGACCTCGACGGCACGCTCGTCGACTCGCTGGCCGACATCCACGCCGCCGTCGCCGGCACGCTGGCCGCGCTGGCGCTGCCGGTGCCCGACGTGGCCGCCGTGCGCGGCTACGTCGGCGACGGCGTGCGTGCCCTGCTCGACCGTGCGCTGGCCGGCGCGCTGGGACACGCCGCGGACGCGGACCTGACGGCCCGCGCCACGGCACTGTTCGAGCCGCGCTACGGCGAGCAGAACGGCCGCGCCGCCCGGCTCTATCCGGGCGTCGTCGCCGGCCTGGACCGGCTCGGCGCGCTCGGCCTGCGACTGGCGGTGGTCACCAACAAGCCGCAGCGCTTCAGCGAGGCGCTGCTGGCCGGCCTCGGCATCGCCGATCGCTTCGGCGCGGTGATCGGCGGCGACGCGGCGGCGCGCCGCAAGCCGCATGCCGACCCGCTGCTGCTGGCCTGTGCGCGCCTGGATGTCGCCCCGGCCGATGCGCTGATGGTCGGCGACTCGGCGATCGACGCCGCGGCCGCCCGTGCCGCCGGCATGCCGATGATCGCGGTCGGCTACGGCTACCACCACGACGACCCGGCGCGCTGGAGCGCGTGCGTCG
Protein-coding regions in this window:
- the tkt gene encoding transketolase, with amino-acid sequence MNAERQVPAAAAGPTPRDRANALRLLAVDAVQAANSGHPGAPMGMADIAEVLWGRYLRHNPGNPQWVDRDRFVLSNGHGSMLLYALLHLTGYDLPIDELKRFRQLHSRTPGHPEFGETPGVETTTGPLGQGLANAVGMALAERLLAAEFNRGAHTIVDHHTYVFLGDGCLMEGISHEVASLAGTLRLGKLIAFYDDNGISIDGEVTGWFTDDTPRRFEAYGWHVVAEVDGHDPAAIERALRAARAATDRPSLIACRTVIGHGSPNKAGSEAVHGAPLGAAEVAATRENLGWTAPPFDVPAPIARAWDARETGRTLERDWRERFAAYEAQHPVLAEAFRRRTGLDGHALLPADWIGRANALLRGTANETAVATRKASQDALNLLAPLLPELLGGSADLTGSNLTNWTGCRAVGADGAGTYIHYGVREFGMAAMLNGIALHGGWLPFGGTFAVFSDYARNAIRMAALMRQRVVHVLTHDSIGLGEDGPTHQPIEHAASLRLIPGLDVWRPCDRVETLAAWISAVERVGHDSGPSALLLSRQNLPALVVDDALRLRVRRGGYVLRDAEDARAVIIATGSEVALAVEAAAQLAERGLPVRVVSLPCTQVFDRQPRAYRDTVLPPGLPRVAVEAGVTDYWRKYVGLDGAVVGIDRFGASAPAADLYRHLGLTAAAIGDAVADLLA
- a CDS encoding LysR family transcriptional regulator; protein product: MLHLTLRQLQVFLEAARLLNFARAAEALHLTQPAVSMQIRQLEGAVGVDLFERVGRRLALTEAGQVLRHHAARVLGEIADAEQSLQNLTGLRSGLVTVGLVSTAKYFAPRLLAVFAEQHPGIDVRFSVGNRDTLVRLLEDNEIDLAVMGRPPEKLDALAEPMAENPHVLVAARDHPLAGARSIDMHELRHETFLSREPGSGTQGVMENVFRQHLFTPARTILMGSNETVKQAVMAGMGVSLLSLHTLALERRAGEVAILDVVGTPVLRTWHVVHMRAKQLAPAARAFRQFLLENTSDYLREAFPLPASPTKVPSARARRRAPARGR
- a CDS encoding form I ribulose bisphosphate carboxylase large subunit, which produces MNAVATEQRVVGNTSARYQSGVLAYREMGYWQPDYVPQDTDVIALFRITPQDGVHPEEAAAAVAGESSTATWTVVWTDRLTACERYRAKAYRVDPVPNTGPGTATEAQYFAYIAYELELFEEGSIANLTASIIGNVFGFKPLKALRLEDMRIPVAYLKTFQGPATGIVVERERLDKFGRPLLGATTKPKLGLSGRNYGRVVYEALKGGLDFVKDDENINSQPFMHWRDRFLFVMEAVNRAAAETGEVKGHYLNVTAATMEDMYERAEFAKQLGSNIIMIDLVIGYTAIQSMAKWARRNDMILHLHRAGHGTYTRQKSHGISFRVISKWMRMAGVDHIHAGTVVGKLEGDPSVIAGIYDTLREMRTPQNLAHGLYFEQDWASLRRVMPVASGGIHAGQMHQLIHYLGEDVVLQFGGGTIGHPQGIQAGATANRVALEAMIQARNEGVDLWNEGPQVLAKAARWCTPLRAALDTWKDVTFEYTSTDTVDFVPTPTAA
- the cbbX gene encoding CbbX protein, which gives rise to MNAQPTADPAPTTSLARLYAESGMAQVLAQLDAELVGLVPVKTRIREIASLLIVEKARRNLGLTAGAPSLHMGFTGNPGTGKTTVALRMADILHRLGYIRKNHLVSVTRDDLVGQYIGHTAPKTKEVLKRAMGGVLFIDEAYYLYRPENERDYGQEAIEILLQVMENQREDLVVILAGYKSRMDTFFQSNPGMASRIAHHIDFPDYDADELLRIAELMTARMDYRLDEDAIGALRDYIALRVARPHFANARSIRNALDRARLRQAGRLFETALAAGTEAELSAEQLTTISAADIRASRLFAEAAAAT
- the gph gene encoding phosphoglycolate phosphatase (PGP is an essential enzyme in the glycolate salvage pathway in higher organisms (photorespiration in plants). Phosphoglycolate results from the oxidase activity of RubisCO in the Calvin cycle when concentrations of carbon dioxide are low relative to oxygen. This enzyme is a member of the Haloacid Dehalogenase (HAD) superfamily of aspartate-nucleophile hydrolase enzymes (PF00702).) — translated: MTLRLERPVHGVLFDLDGTLVDSLADIHAAVAGTLAALALPVPDVAAVRGYVGDGVRALLDRALAGALGHAADADLTARATALFEPRYGEQNGRAARLYPGVVAGLDRLGALGLRLAVVTNKPQRFSEALLAGLGIADRFGAVIGGDAAARRKPHADPLLLACARLDVAPADALMVGDSAIDAAAARAAGMPMIAVGYGYHHDDPARWSACVVDRIDAIPDLLATPAPRTGTA
- a CDS encoding ribulose bisphosphate carboxylase small subunit, whose protein sequence is MRITQGTFSFLPDLTDEQIRAQVEYILQQGWAPSIEFTDDPHPRNTYWELWGLPMFDLKDAAGVLMEVRACRAQYPDHYIKINAFDSTHGFETQRLSFIVNRPQTETGFRLSRQEVDGRNIRYTLQSYASDRPAGQRF
- a CDS encoding phosphoribulokinase, with amino-acid sequence MSVKHPIVAVTGSSGAGTTTVLQSFQHIFRRESLDAQIVEGDAFHRYDRLAMRQAMKEAETQGNRHFSHFGPYSNLFEELEALFAAYGETGGGQVRKYLHDAAEAAPYAQDPGTFTPWEGVRPGTDLLFYEGLHGAVKTDAVDIARHPDLLIGVVPIINLEWIQKLHRDQRQRGYSQEAVVDTILRRMPDYINHIVPQFTHTHVNFQRVPTVDTSNPFIARDIPTPDESFVVIRFARPKGIDFPYLLNMLHDSFMSRPNSIVVPGGKMGLAMQIIFTPMILQLMDRKRRAGG
- a CDS encoding class 1 fructose-bisphosphatase; the protein is MFYQRPTLSKFLIEHLRGAPSEQDLSALLVDVAAAVKTIAAVVAKGQLHFRGEAAPDRATVNVHGEVQKPLDVLTNEIVLRHCEWGGLVAGMVSEELDEPYPIPADHRRGRYLLVFDPLDGSSNIDVNVSVGSIFSVLRHDTEAPPGPRDYLQPGHRQIAAGYAIYGPTTMLVLTVGNGTHGFTLDREIGNFILTHPDLRIPSETSEFAINTSNERFWEPPVQRYVGECKEGRSGIRERDFNMRWIASMVAEVHRILMRGGVFMYPRDTKDPKKPGRLRLLYEANPMALLVEQAGGRGSTGRGPLLDVQPESIHQRIPVVLGSHEEVERIERYHREFEDGTDRPFVSPLFNERSLFRPEAL